The Streptomyces luteogriseus genome includes a window with the following:
- a CDS encoding serine/threonine-protein kinase: MGTEGHSRRVIAGRYQLEEKLGRGGMSVVWRATDRLLGRSVAVKELPYDDTLSAAQARRQRDRTLREARAVAQLSHPHIIVVHDVVEDDERPYIVMELIEGGSLADRLAHRGPVDAAEAARIGIALLGALAAAHAGGVLHRDLKPDNVLLETGTDRVVLTDFGIAQVAGTPTLTENGAFVGSPEYTAPERMSGARTGPESDLWSLGALLCTALSGESPFHRDSLGGILHAVVVGDIQPPAQAGPLMPVVRGLLERDPDRRLDAARAERMLRAFRDTGFTPMSPPPEYAPTVGEAPRRRPLDLVVRRPSAAPVDPSGGSRPEEPFLRQPARRVLIAALLVAAMAGAGVSAAALLRQESDRDGGPAPTRSASTPPKAPATPKAPETRKAPETRKVPTTPAASPSAPAPTP; the protein is encoded by the coding sequence ATGGGGACCGAGGGGCACAGCAGGCGTGTCATCGCGGGCCGTTACCAACTCGAGGAGAAACTCGGGCGCGGCGGCATGAGCGTGGTCTGGCGGGCGACCGACCGGTTGCTCGGCCGGAGCGTGGCCGTCAAGGAGCTCCCCTACGACGACACGCTCTCCGCGGCTCAGGCGCGCCGGCAGCGGGACCGTACGCTGCGCGAGGCCCGGGCCGTCGCCCAGCTGAGCCATCCGCACATCATCGTCGTCCACGACGTCGTCGAGGACGACGAACGCCCCTACATCGTCATGGAGCTGATCGAGGGCGGCTCGCTCGCCGACCGGCTCGCCCACCGGGGTCCCGTCGACGCCGCCGAAGCGGCCCGTATCGGCATCGCCCTGCTCGGTGCGCTGGCCGCCGCGCACGCGGGCGGGGTGCTGCACCGCGACCTCAAGCCCGACAACGTGCTGCTGGAGACGGGCACCGACCGGGTCGTCCTCACCGACTTCGGCATCGCCCAGGTCGCGGGCACCCCCACGCTCACCGAGAACGGGGCCTTCGTCGGCTCCCCCGAGTACACCGCGCCCGAGCGGATGTCCGGGGCCAGGACCGGGCCCGAGTCCGACCTGTGGTCGCTGGGCGCACTGTTGTGCACGGCACTCAGCGGTGAGTCGCCGTTCCACCGCGACTCGCTGGGCGGCATCCTGCACGCGGTCGTCGTGGGCGACATCCAGCCGCCCGCGCAGGCCGGGCCGCTCATGCCCGTCGTACGCGGTCTGCTGGAGCGCGATCCGGACCGGCGGCTGGACGCGGCCCGGGCGGAACGGATGCTCCGGGCCTTCCGTGACACGGGCTTCACCCCCATGTCGCCGCCGCCCGAGTACGCGCCGACGGTGGGGGAGGCGCCGCGCCGGCGGCCGCTGGATCTCGTCGTCCGGCGACCGTCCGCGGCACCGGTGGACCCGTCCGGTGGGAGCCGGCCGGAGGAACCCTTCCTCCGGCAGCCCGCCCGGCGCGTGCTCATCGCGGCGCTGCTGGTCGCGGCGATGGCGGGAGCGGGGGTGTCCGCGGCGGCCCTGCTCAGGCAGGAGAGCGACAGGGACGGCGGCCCCGCGCCGACGCGTTCCGCATCGACGCCGCCGAAGGCGCCTGCGACGCCGAAGGCACCGGAGACTCGGAAGGCACCGGAGACTCGGAAGGTGCCGACGACTCCGGCGGCCTCCCCGAGCGCGCCCGCGCCCACCCCGTGA
- a CDS encoding protein kinase domain-containing protein translates to MQGLLIAGRYRLAESIGSGGMGRVWRAHDEVLHRSVAIKELTAALYVSESEQAILLARTRAEARAAARINHSAVVTVHDVLEHDGRPWIVMELVEGRSLADAVKEEGRVEPREAARIGLWVLRALRAAHNAGVLHRDIKPGNVLLGRDGRVLLTDFGIAQIEGDTTITRTGEVVGSVDYLAPERVRGNDPGPSSDLWALGATLYTAVEGRSPFRRTTPLTTMQAVVEEEAAELRHAGPLAPVIISLLRKDPSTRPDASEAEQMLAEAAEGRRPNGAQAYVPTQYGGATPYRDSHSGTGRAVTGTSGTGPVGTGPMGTGSGSHTGTPLPPMAGTPATGTSPAGTSPYGPTGPTTIGPTGTGPQPTGTGRRRRLRTLALVVALAAIIGGGTAVVLQQWHQNRQGGSGSSVSTTQGPGGSVPASWTRYDDPAGFSLYLPKGWKRSPFGPQGELKQIDYSPDGGRHFVRIAVDTSPDFADPYAHQLDLEQQLRRLVHYKRVTLERNVYRDREGARWEYTWTAQPKDIKFPGPRRAVEETYVARDGTEYALYMSAPAADWPTASKQFTALLQGWQEKTS, encoded by the coding sequence ATGCAGGGCCTGCTCATCGCGGGCCGCTACCGGCTGGCCGAATCCATCGGCAGTGGTGGCATGGGCCGGGTCTGGCGTGCGCATGACGAGGTGCTGCACCGGTCCGTCGCCATCAAGGAGCTGACGGCCGCCCTCTACGTCTCCGAGAGCGAGCAGGCGATCCTGCTGGCGCGCACCCGGGCGGAAGCCAGGGCGGCGGCGCGCATCAACCACTCCGCGGTCGTCACGGTGCACGACGTGCTGGAGCACGACGGCCGCCCGTGGATCGTGATGGAGCTGGTCGAGGGCCGCTCCCTGGCCGACGCGGTCAAGGAGGAGGGGCGGGTCGAGCCGCGCGAGGCGGCGCGCATCGGCCTCTGGGTGCTGAGGGCCCTGCGTGCCGCGCACAACGCCGGCGTCCTGCACCGCGACATCAAGCCGGGCAACGTCCTCCTCGGCCGCGACGGACGCGTCCTGCTCACGGACTTCGGCATCGCCCAGATCGAGGGCGACACGACCATCACGCGCACCGGAGAGGTCGTCGGGTCGGTCGACTACCTGGCGCCCGAGCGCGTACGCGGCAACGACCCCGGCCCGTCCTCCGACCTGTGGGCCCTGGGCGCGACGCTCTACACGGCGGTGGAGGGCCGCTCGCCGTTCCGCCGCACCACGCCGCTGACCACCATGCAGGCCGTGGTGGAGGAGGAGGCCGCCGAGCTCCGGCACGCCGGTCCGCTCGCGCCCGTCATCATCTCCCTGCTGCGCAAGGACCCCAGCACCCGGCCCGACGCGTCAGAGGCCGAGCAGATGCTCGCCGAGGCGGCGGAGGGGCGGCGGCCGAACGGGGCGCAGGCGTACGTGCCCACGCAGTACGGCGGGGCGACGCCGTACCGGGACTCCCACAGCGGCACGGGGAGGGCCGTCACCGGCACCTCCGGCACCGGTCCCGTCGGCACCGGCCCCATGGGTACCGGCTCGGGTTCGCACACCGGGACCCCGCTCCCGCCGATGGCCGGCACTCCGGCCACCGGGACGTCCCCGGCCGGCACTTCGCCGTACGGCCCCACCGGCCCCACCACGATCGGGCCGACGGGGACGGGCCCGCAGCCGACCGGTACGGGCAGGCGCCGCAGACTGCGCACCCTCGCCCTGGTCGTCGCGCTCGCGGCCATCATCGGCGGGGGCACGGCCGTGGTGCTCCAGCAGTGGCACCAGAACCGGCAGGGCGGCTCCGGCTCGTCGGTCTCGACGACGCAGGGGCCGGGGGGATCGGTTCCGGCCAGCTGGACCCGCTACGACGACCCCGCGGGCTTCAGCCTCTACCTGCCGAAGGGCTGGAAGCGCTCGCCCTTCGGCCCGCAGGGGGAGCTCAAGCAGATCGACTACTCACCGGACGGCGGCCGGCACTTCGTCCGGATCGCCGTCGACACGTCACCGGACTTCGCCGACCCCTACGCCCACCAGCTCGACCTGGAGCAGCAGCTTCGGCGGCTGGTCCACTACAAGAGGGTCACGCTGGAGCGCAACGTCTACCGGGACCGGGAGGGCGCCCGGTGGGAGTACACCTGGACGGCCCAGCCCAAGGACATCAAGTTTCCCGGCCCGCGCCGGGCCGTCGAGGAGACGTACGTGGCCCGCGACGGCACCGAGTACGCGCTCTACATGTCGGCCCCCGCCGCGGACTGGCCGACGGCGAGCAAGCAGTTCACCGCGCTGTTGCAGGGTTGGCAGGAGAAGACCTCCTGA
- a CDS encoding protein kinase, with the protein MDDYAGRVLADRYRLPLPPSDEYELTETRAFDTYSGQEVLVRQVPLPEVVEAEVLDAEGLPDGFTARDGGVRRSGGRAGTRAGTRRPADPVVRRAVEAAQAAAAIPDHPRLDQVFDVFAEGGSLWIVSELVAARPLAALLAEKPLTPYRAAEVASDVLTALRVLHAHGWVHRNITARTVLVCDDGRVMLTGLAVGAAEEALCGYDPVPEPPFEDSGQVPGQQGGAAGTSRGVGGPGGSGPGGGIGGAGDPEAARRAAIEAREARGLPSAGGETASGGSVVPARGPVEGGGDPRAARAGAIAAYRAGARAAARVQEAQQGGWAALPGARTDPDGGDAPHGNGSAQSPYIPGQGTAPGAAPPGRIADPYGVSGNPRTTAWHGAAPRGTTGGAPAAQGREQAALPPATDMDTAAHGEPTRWDDLVADAPAPRRGPATALAAERARQARMAVVGPVTERWAPEQAGPVHENWQLAAPIGPATDLWALGALLFRAVQGHAPYPEESTAELVQMVCAEPPAYAEECGPLRPVVESLLRQDPTERLDFEEVRGWLRSLVRSAPEPEAGLHVVAAPPVDARRLPVVRRRGELVRRRKAGLPAHHGRHKRAKQESGSPRRLGRTLLVLVLLAMAAAIAYAMLFMPKAKTDGADGTDRTGAAGEVSRAPEPDASSEPRTEQTSPGPEKSPSSSAGTTETQTTGPDVADGFTLRKDSAGFQVAVAKGWDRAPRNGSGQIVYSKGDFELIVVAGRDSASSYGSDPMAYQREKERELQPYRDSSWATSTGLKTIEVGGRTMAEGQFTWTGGDGGELYVRNLAMLVEGRYHVVQVRGPESERDEVTRLYEQAAATYKVTG; encoded by the coding sequence GTGGACGACTACGCGGGTCGGGTGCTCGCCGACCGCTACCGCCTGCCACTGCCGCCGTCCGACGAGTACGAACTGACCGAGACCCGGGCCTTCGACACCTACAGCGGACAGGAAGTCCTGGTCCGGCAGGTGCCGTTGCCCGAGGTGGTCGAGGCGGAGGTCCTCGACGCGGAGGGGCTCCCCGACGGTTTCACGGCACGTGACGGTGGTGTCCGGCGGTCCGGCGGCCGGGCGGGCACCCGTGCCGGTACCCGGCGGCCCGCGGATCCGGTGGTGCGACGTGCGGTGGAGGCGGCGCAGGCCGCAGCCGCCATTCCCGACCACCCCCGACTCGACCAGGTCTTCGACGTGTTCGCCGAGGGCGGTTCGCTGTGGATCGTCAGTGAGCTGGTGGCAGCGCGCCCGCTGGCCGCGCTGCTCGCCGAGAAGCCGCTGACGCCGTACCGCGCGGCCGAGGTGGCCTCCGACGTCCTGACGGCCCTTCGGGTGCTGCACGCGCACGGCTGGGTGCACCGGAACATCACCGCGCGGACGGTGCTCGTCTGCGACGACGGCCGTGTGATGCTGACCGGCCTCGCGGTGGGCGCGGCCGAAGAGGCACTCTGCGGGTACGACCCGGTTCCCGAACCGCCCTTCGAGGACTCCGGGCAGGTGCCGGGGCAGCAGGGCGGCGCTGCCGGGACGTCCCGCGGCGTCGGCGGCCCGGGCGGTTCCGGGCCGGGCGGTGGCATCGGCGGCGCGGGGGATCCCGAGGCGGCGCGGCGCGCGGCCATAGAGGCCCGGGAGGCCAGGGGACTGCCGTCGGCGGGGGGCGAGACCGCGAGCGGTGGTTCGGTCGTACCGGCGCGTGGGCCGGTGGAGGGCGGCGGGGACCCGCGGGCGGCGCGTGCCGGTGCGATCGCGGCCTACCGGGCCGGCGCCCGGGCCGCCGCACGGGTGCAGGAGGCGCAGCAGGGCGGGTGGGCGGCACTGCCCGGAGCCCGCACCGACCCGGACGGCGGGGACGCGCCCCACGGCAACGGATCGGCGCAGTCGCCGTACATCCCCGGGCAGGGCACCGCCCCCGGGGCCGCACCGCCCGGGCGGATCGCCGACCCCTACGGTGTGAGCGGCAATCCGCGGACGACGGCGTGGCACGGTGCGGCGCCCCGCGGCACGACCGGCGGGGCTCCGGCGGCGCAGGGCCGGGAGCAGGCGGCGCTCCCCCCGGCCACGGACATGGACACCGCGGCCCACGGCGAGCCCACCCGGTGGGACGACCTGGTCGCCGATGCCCCCGCACCCCGGCGCGGTCCGGCCACGGCGCTGGCCGCCGAGCGGGCGCGGCAGGCGCGGATGGCCGTGGTCGGGCCCGTGACCGAGCGCTGGGCACCCGAGCAGGCCGGACCCGTGCACGAGAACTGGCAGCTGGCCGCGCCGATCGGTCCCGCGACCGACCTGTGGGCGCTCGGAGCGCTGCTCTTCCGGGCCGTGCAGGGGCATGCGCCCTACCCGGAGGAATCGACGGCCGAGCTGGTGCAGATGGTGTGCGCCGAGCCGCCCGCGTACGCCGAGGAGTGCGGGCCGTTGCGGCCGGTCGTGGAGTCGCTGCTGCGTCAGGATCCGACGGAGCGCCTCGACTTCGAGGAGGTGCGCGGCTGGCTGCGCTCGCTGGTGCGCTCGGCGCCCGAGCCGGAGGCCGGGCTGCACGTGGTCGCGGCGCCGCCCGTCGACGCCCGGCGGCTGCCCGTCGTACGGCGTCGGGGTGAGCTCGTGCGCCGGCGGAAGGCCGGGCTGCCCGCGCACCACGGGCGGCACAAGAGGGCCAAGCAGGAGTCCGGTTCGCCGCGCCGCCTCGGCCGCACCCTGCTCGTGCTGGTCCTGCTCGCGATGGCCGCGGCGATCGCCTACGCCATGCTCTTCATGCCCAAGGCGAAGACCGACGGCGCGGACGGAACCGACCGCACCGGAGCCGCCGGTGAAGTCAGCCGGGCACCCGAACCGGACGCCAGCAGCGAGCCCCGGACCGAGCAGACCTCGCCCGGGCCGGAGAAGAGCCCGTCGTCGTCGGCCGGCACCACCGAGACCCAGACCACCGGCCCGGACGTCGCCGACGGCTTCACCCTGCGCAAGGACTCGGCGGGCTTCCAGGTCGCCGTCGCCAAGGGCTGGGACCGCGCTCCCCGCAACGGCAGCGGCCAGATCGTCTACTCCAAGGGCGACTTCGAACTCATCGTCGTCGCGGGCCGGGACAGCGCGTCCTCGTACGGCAGTGATCCGATGGCCTACCAGCGGGAGAAGGAGCGCGAGTTGCAGCCGTACCGCGACTCCAGCTGGGCCACCTCCACCGGGCTGAAGACGATCGAGGTGGGCGGACGGACCATGGCCGAGGGGCAGTTCACCTGGACCGGCGGCGACGGGGGCGAACTGTACGTCCGCAACCTGGCGATGCTGGTCGAGGGGCGCTACCACGTGGTCCAGGTGCGCGGCCCGGAGTCCGAACGGGACGAGGTGACACGGCTGTACGAGCAGGCTGCGGCGACGTACAAGGTGACGGGGTGA